A portion of the Micromonospora tarapacensis genome contains these proteins:
- a CDS encoding VOC family protein yields MASVKQFQVTFDCAEPERVARFWCEVLGYVVPPPPEGFASWADFDRALPPERQGSAFACVDPSGVGPRLFFQRVSEGKIVKNRLHLDVPVGTGLVGEERLAALEAECARLVALGAVRVRLLRADGVNESCLVMQDVEGNEFCLD; encoded by the coding sequence ATGGCGTCGGTCAAGCAGTTCCAGGTCACCTTCGACTGCGCGGAACCCGAGCGCGTGGCTCGTTTCTGGTGCGAGGTGTTGGGGTACGTCGTACCGCCGCCGCCGGAGGGGTTCGCCAGCTGGGCCGATTTCGATCGTGCGCTGCCGCCTGAGCGTCAGGGTTCGGCGTTCGCGTGCGTCGATCCCTCAGGTGTGGGCCCGCGACTGTTCTTCCAGCGCGTTTCCGAAGGGAAGATCGTCAAGAATCGACTGCATCTTGACGTGCCGGTCGGCACCGGGCTCGTGGGTGAAGAGCGCCTGGCCGCGCTTGAGGCCGAATGCGCACGACTGGTCGCGCTCGGCGCGGTCCGCGTGCGACTACTGCGTGCCGATGGCGTCAACGAGTCGTGCCTCGTGATGCAGGACGTCGAGGGAAACGAGTTCTGTCTCGACTGA
- a CDS encoding class I SAM-dependent methyltransferase, which translates to MAHSHTHPHSVDSPGADSHPGHSHGADSRGTPSHLAEMLDLDAEVLHEYHREVITWVGSLVTDRPRIVDLGAGTGTGTTALARQLPAAEITAVDLDESMLDHLRERAAALGLADRVRAVRVDLDQPWPELGPADVVWASAAMHHMADPADAVRQAFATLRPGGLFAITELDSFPHFFADPAGAALEDRCHAVLDALRAEAGLHMHEDWGARLTAAGFAIEAARQFRIELRPPLPAAATRYAQLSMERMRHGLEGRISADDTAALGRLVADLDGGRGDLTIRTTRMVWLARRPA; encoded by the coding sequence ATGGCTCACTCGCACACTCACCCGCACTCGGTCGACTCGCCCGGCGCTGACTCGCACCCGGGTCACTCGCACGGCGCCGACTCGCGGGGAACCCCGTCGCACCTGGCCGAGATGCTCGATCTTGACGCTGAGGTCCTGCACGAGTATCACCGCGAAGTCATCACCTGGGTCGGCTCGCTCGTGACGGACCGGCCGCGCATCGTCGACCTCGGGGCCGGCACCGGCACCGGCACCACGGCGCTGGCCCGGCAGCTGCCGGCGGCGGAGATCACCGCGGTCGACCTGGACGAGTCGATGCTCGATCACCTGCGGGAGCGGGCCGCCGCACTCGGCCTGGCCGACCGGGTCCGCGCCGTCCGCGTCGACCTCGACCAGCCCTGGCCCGAACTCGGCCCGGCCGACGTGGTGTGGGCGTCCGCCGCCATGCACCACATGGCCGACCCGGCCGACGCCGTGCGGCAGGCTTTCGCGACGCTGCGGCCGGGCGGCCTGTTCGCGATCACCGAGCTCGACTCGTTCCCACACTTCTTCGCCGACCCGGCCGGCGCGGCCCTGGAGGACCGCTGCCATGCCGTGCTGGACGCCCTCCGCGCCGAGGCCGGGCTGCACATGCACGAGGACTGGGGTGCGCGGCTCACCGCGGCGGGCTTCGCAATCGAGGCGGCGCGGCAGTTCCGCATCGAGCTGCGGCCGCCATTGCCGGCCGCCGCGACCCGCTATGCCCAGCTGTCGATGGAACGCATGCGGCACGGCCTGGAGGGACGCATCAGCGCGGATGATACGGCGGCGCTCGGCCGGCTGGTCGCCGACCTGGACGGCGGCCGTGGCGACCTGACGATCCGCACCACCCGCATGGTCTGGCTGGCCCGCCGCCCGGCCTGA
- a CDS encoding helix-turn-helix domain-containing protein, whose protein sequence is MTQDGELDALVRQRIRGLRVARGWSLDELAARSHLSPSTLSRIETGHRRIALDQLAPLARALGTTLDQLVESDSDADVVIRPHCDDARGITTWLLTREHAAQGMTVAKLRITRAVPADLRVHPGRDWFTVLSGTVVLRLGERTILVGAGEAAEFSTMVPHAFGARGGPAEVLCILDHDGERTHLGAELPDLARGRRAATGRAW, encoded by the coding sequence ATGACGCAAGATGGTGAGCTGGACGCCCTGGTGCGGCAGCGGATCCGCGGGTTGCGCGTGGCCCGCGGCTGGTCCCTCGACGAGTTGGCCGCGCGCAGCCATCTCAGCCCGTCCACCCTGAGCCGGATCGAGACCGGCCACCGGCGAATCGCCCTCGACCAGCTGGCGCCGCTCGCCCGTGCCTTGGGCACCACACTCGACCAGCTGGTCGAGTCGGACTCCGACGCCGACGTGGTGATCCGCCCGCACTGCGACGACGCGCGCGGCATCACCACCTGGCTGCTCACCCGGGAACACGCCGCGCAGGGCATGACGGTCGCCAAGCTGCGAATCACCCGGGCAGTCCCGGCCGACCTGCGGGTGCACCCCGGCCGCGACTGGTTCACCGTGCTTTCCGGCACCGTGGTGCTGCGGCTCGGCGAACGCACGATCCTGGTCGGCGCCGGTGAGGCGGCCGAATTCTCGACCATGGTGCCGCACGCCTTCGGCGCCCGAGGCGGCCCGGCCGAGGTCCTCTGCATCCTCGACCACGACGGCGAGCGCACCCACCTCGGGGCCGAGCTTCCAGACCTAGCGCGTGGCCGGCGGGCCGCGACTGGGCGCGCGTGGTGA
- a CDS encoding hemerythrin domain-containing protein encodes MTERETTRLIAWSRELRQVHARLREALDLTRGAVAEGRSGEAATRDLLLYCHGFCAALDGHHRGEDHTLFPAIKAVHPELEPVLRHLTQDHSMITHLLAGLQAAVDRAAPVAELGRHLEGVAAIMESHFRYEERQLLGVLETLSLDAPAEEVLGPL; translated from the coding sequence GTGACTGAGCGCGAGACGACCAGGCTCATCGCCTGGAGCCGTGAGCTTCGCCAGGTGCACGCGCGCCTGCGCGAGGCGCTCGACCTCACCCGGGGTGCGGTTGCCGAAGGCCGGTCCGGCGAGGCGGCCACCCGTGACCTGCTGCTGTACTGCCATGGGTTCTGCGCTGCCCTTGACGGGCACCACCGGGGCGAGGACCACACCCTGTTCCCGGCGATCAAGGCGGTCCACCCCGAGCTGGAGCCCGTGCTTCGCCACCTCACCCAGGACCATTCGATGATCACGCACCTGCTCGCCGGCTTGCAGGCCGCGGTCGATCGGGCCGCACCGGTCGCCGAGTTGGGTCGTCACCTGGAGGGCGTCGCCGCCATCATGGAGAGCCATTTCCGGTACGAGGAGCGTCAGCTGCTCGGTGTGCTCGAGACGCTCTCGCTGGATGCGCCAGCCGAGGAGGTCCTGGGCCCGCTGTGA
- a CDS encoding VOC family protein yields MVQIDLVALIVDEYDPAIAFFTDVLGFDLVEDSPSLTSDGRPKRWVVVRPPGAQTAILLARADGEHQRAAIGNQVAGRVGFFLRVDDFGAAHRRMVEAGVVFVREPRTEPYGRVAVFLDIAGNRWDLLGAA; encoded by the coding sequence GTGGTGCAGATCGACTTGGTTGCCCTGATCGTCGACGAGTACGACCCTGCGATCGCGTTCTTCACCGACGTGCTCGGCTTCGACCTCGTCGAGGACTCGCCATCGCTGACAAGCGACGGTCGGCCCAAGCGGTGGGTCGTCGTCCGGCCGCCGGGCGCCCAGACCGCAATTCTGCTCGCGCGCGCCGACGGAGAGCACCAACGTGCCGCTATCGGCAACCAGGTGGCCGGCCGAGTCGGGTTCTTCCTCCGCGTCGATGACTTCGGCGCCGCTCATCGGCGGATGGTCGAGGCCGGTGTCGTCTTCGTCCGGGAACCGCGGACCGAGCCCTATGGCCGGGTCGCGGTCTTCCTCGATATCGCCGGAAACCGGTGGGACCTGCTCGGCGCCGCCTGA
- a CDS encoding Nramp family divalent metal transporter → MHEALASDRERERVVPEPPTGRAKLGYIGPGVLWALAALATGELLFTPRVGAQYGYALMWALIAALVLKLFVTREIGRYSVVTGRRLLSGMAELPGPRGWALWMILVPQLVVGVAAIAGIASAAGSAFTLAVPGPIELWTGVVIAAAASLVLLGHYTGVEWVSRIIGLLLAVGVVVAAVLVGPSLGEAASGVVPTVPEDLVVADILPWLGFLSNGAAGLMWYSYWVVAKGVGVGALDHQGHLDPRSLDAGQVARVRQWLRTMTLDSTFAVVGVGIITVAFLILGAELLRPEGIVPAESDVARDLTTLFSEVFGSVGFWLMVVGLISAFWTATLTNIDGWKRLYTDGIRKALPSHLAQGRWASPAVIGRVAVIGWLAVLPFAVFVLFGDPVGLLTVAGSIEAVHIPLVAALVLWLNRRTLPSALRAGWAASTLVVIAIVFFAGFAAYYTWQQVSG, encoded by the coding sequence ATGCACGAGGCGTTGGCCAGTGATCGGGAAAGAGAGAGGGTGGTGCCGGAGCCGCCGACCGGACGCGCCAAACTCGGCTATATCGGGCCCGGCGTGCTCTGGGCGCTGGCCGCCCTGGCCACCGGCGAGCTGCTGTTCACGCCCCGAGTCGGCGCCCAGTACGGGTACGCGTTGATGTGGGCGTTGATCGCGGCCCTGGTGCTCAAGCTCTTCGTGACCCGGGAGATCGGGCGCTACAGCGTGGTCACCGGTCGGCGGTTGCTCAGCGGAATGGCCGAACTGCCCGGCCCGCGGGGATGGGCCCTGTGGATGATCCTGGTGCCGCAGCTGGTGGTCGGCGTCGCGGCCATCGCCGGTATCGCAAGCGCCGCGGGCAGCGCTTTCACCCTGGCCGTACCCGGTCCGATCGAGCTCTGGACGGGGGTGGTCATCGCGGCGGCGGCCAGCCTGGTGCTGCTCGGCCACTACACCGGGGTGGAGTGGGTGTCCCGGATCATCGGGCTCCTGCTGGCGGTCGGCGTCGTGGTGGCCGCCGTACTCGTCGGGCCCAGCCTCGGAGAGGCCGCATCCGGTGTGGTGCCCACGGTGCCGGAGGATCTCGTGGTCGCCGACATCCTGCCCTGGCTGGGCTTCCTGTCCAACGGCGCCGCCGGGCTGATGTGGTACTCGTACTGGGTCGTGGCGAAGGGGGTGGGCGTCGGCGCGCTGGACCATCAGGGCCACCTCGACCCGCGGAGCCTGGATGCCGGCCAGGTGGCCCGGGTGCGCCAGTGGCTGCGGACCATGACGCTCGACTCGACGTTCGCCGTGGTGGGCGTGGGGATCATCACGGTCGCGTTCCTCATCCTCGGTGCGGAACTGCTGCGTCCGGAGGGCATCGTGCCCGCGGAGTCCGATGTCGCCCGCGACCTGACCACACTTTTCAGTGAGGTGTTCGGCAGCGTCGGGTTCTGGCTGATGGTGGTGGGTCTCATCTCGGCCTTCTGGACGGCCACACTGACCAATATCGACGGCTGGAAGCGGCTGTACACCGACGGCATCCGCAAGGCACTGCCGTCCCACCTCGCGCAGGGGCGGTGGGCCAGCCCTGCGGTCATCGGTCGGGTTGCCGTCATCGGCTGGCTCGCGGTCCTGCCGTTCGCGGTGTTCGTCCTCTTCGGCGACCCGGTGGGACTGCTCACCGTGGCGGGGTCCATCGAGGCCGTGCACATCCCGCTGGTCGCGGCGCTGGTCCTCTGGCTCAACCGGCGTACGCTGCCGTCCGCCCTACGGGCGGGCTGGGCGGCCAGCACGCTCGTGGTGATCGCGATCGTGTTCTTCGCCGGCTTCGCGGCGTACTACACGTGGCAGCAGGTGTCCGGCTAG
- a CDS encoding AfsR/SARP family transcriptional regulator gives MRFDLLGPLVVCRGDRPVSLGSAKQRLLLAALLLRPNEAVGADELTAVLWTDDPPPSAAANLRTYVRGLRRSLGDGESWEGISASAGGYRLQVGPDERDLDRFDAAAARGRDALAAGDAARAEDELATAVNMWRGTALADLPLGPLLARRVGQLEERRMATEEDFAEAMLARGSSAEVVQRLRVLLDRHPLRQRAWGQLMLGLYRMGDVAGALDAFRQARQALAEQTGLDPAPQLTQLHNDILHHRPSLAGSAAGPAGPGGPVRDAALPDPLSGRPEQLPLAVPEFVGRSAELASLDAFLDDGAPGPATVAIAAVSGMAGVGKTTLALHWAHRVAGRFPDGQLYANLRGYDETDAVSPADALLGFLEALGVPHARIPSSMAARTGVYRSLLASRRMLVVLDNARDSAQVRPLLPGAGNCVVVVTSRDRLSGLVAAECAAPLTLDVLTADESMSLLAGRLGANRLGAEPAAAADIIAATGRLPLALSMVAARIATHPSFPLDAFATELHAADARLDALASGDARRVFSWSYLALSRDAARLFRLLGLHPGPDLTADTAAALAGVSVPAVGPPLRELTRLHLLTEHVPGRYAFHDLLRGYAAELADSSEHADERLSSRHRLYDHYLHNAYPAALLLQPQWAPIDPLPPLPMHVSRPATDHDTALAWFTAEQHVLLRLVLQAAETGFEAYSWQIAWTLNTFLAPRGLWQEQLATQQVALAAAEKIDDVAGQAATNRLLARAFTRLGQHDTAEYRLGRALELHERLGDPTGQAQTLHNYCELCYLGGRLDEALTHGREALRLYRLAGNGAGEARTLNAIGWLHASTGDYAQAIASCTEALAQQQRSGDRNGQAATLDSLGFAYDRLGEHGRALSCYEQAIQLFRDSADRYHEAETLIRLGETREAMADLPGAAAAWERAAQIYDELGDQAAGDARRRLQRLG, from the coding sequence ATGCGTTTTGATCTTCTTGGTCCGCTGGTGGTCTGCCGCGGAGACCGACCGGTTTCGCTGGGCTCGGCGAAGCAGCGCCTGTTGCTGGCGGCGCTGCTGTTGCGACCGAACGAAGCAGTCGGCGCCGACGAGTTGACTGCGGTGTTGTGGACCGACGATCCACCCCCATCAGCGGCGGCGAACCTGCGCACCTACGTGCGGGGGTTGCGGCGATCGCTGGGTGACGGCGAGTCGTGGGAGGGCATATCCGCCTCGGCTGGCGGCTACCGGCTCCAGGTGGGGCCTGACGAGCGGGATCTGGACCGGTTCGACGCGGCCGCGGCCCGTGGCCGGGACGCTCTCGCCGCCGGAGACGCGGCCCGGGCCGAGGACGAGCTGGCAACCGCCGTCAACATGTGGCGTGGGACGGCCTTGGCCGATCTGCCGCTGGGCCCGCTGCTGGCCCGGCGGGTCGGGCAGTTGGAGGAGCGGCGGATGGCCACCGAGGAGGACTTCGCCGAGGCGATGCTGGCGCGCGGCTCGTCGGCCGAGGTGGTCCAGCGGCTACGTGTCCTCCTCGACCGGCATCCGCTACGGCAACGGGCCTGGGGCCAGCTGATGCTCGGTCTGTACCGGATGGGAGATGTGGCCGGCGCGCTGGACGCGTTCCGGCAGGCGCGGCAGGCGCTGGCCGAGCAGACCGGTCTGGATCCGGCACCACAGCTGACCCAGTTGCACAACGACATCCTGCACCACCGCCCGAGCCTGGCCGGATCGGCGGCCGGTCCGGCCGGCCCGGGCGGGCCGGTACGCGACGCCGCGCTGCCGGACCCGCTCAGTGGACGACCCGAGCAGCTGCCTCTCGCGGTGCCGGAATTCGTGGGCCGCAGCGCCGAGCTCGCCAGCCTCGACGCGTTCCTGGACGACGGGGCGCCGGGCCCGGCGACGGTGGCCATTGCCGCCGTGTCCGGGATGGCCGGGGTAGGCAAGACCACCCTGGCGCTGCACTGGGCACACCGGGTGGCCGGGCGCTTCCCCGACGGTCAGCTCTACGCGAACCTTCGCGGGTACGACGAAACCGACGCGGTTTCCCCGGCCGACGCCCTGCTCGGCTTCCTCGAGGCGCTCGGCGTGCCGCACGCCCGGATTCCGTCCAGCATGGCGGCTCGGACCGGGGTCTATCGCAGCCTGCTGGCCTCCCGTCGGATGCTCGTGGTGCTCGACAACGCGCGCGACTCCGCCCAGGTACGCCCGCTGCTGCCCGGCGCCGGCAACTGCGTGGTCGTGGTCACCAGCCGCGACCGGCTCAGCGGCCTGGTCGCTGCGGAGTGCGCCGCACCCCTGACGCTGGACGTGCTCACCGCTGACGAGTCGATGAGCCTGCTGGCCGGCAGGCTCGGCGCCAACCGACTCGGCGCAGAGCCGGCCGCGGCTGCCGATATCATCGCCGCCACCGGTCGACTTCCACTCGCCCTGTCGATGGTGGCGGCCCGCATCGCCACGCACCCCTCGTTCCCACTCGACGCCTTCGCCACCGAGTTGCACGCGGCCGACGCGAGACTGGACGCCCTGGCAAGCGGGGACGCGCGGCGCGTCTTCTCGTGGTCGTACCTGGCCCTGAGCCGGGACGCGGCACGACTGTTCAGACTGCTGGGGCTGCACCCGGGCCCCGACCTGACCGCCGACACCGCCGCCGCGCTCGCCGGAGTGTCCGTACCGGCCGTCGGACCGCCACTGCGTGAGCTGACCCGGCTGCACCTGTTGACCGAACACGTGCCGGGCCGGTACGCCTTCCATGATCTCCTCCGCGGCTACGCAGCCGAACTCGCGGACTCGTCGGAGCACGCCGACGAACGGCTGTCCAGCCGGCACCGGTTGTACGATCACTATCTACACAACGCCTATCCGGCCGCCTTGTTGCTCCAGCCACAGTGGGCGCCCATTGACCCGTTGCCCCCGCTGCCGATGCACGTGAGCCGACCGGCGACCGATCACGACACCGCGCTCGCCTGGTTCACGGCGGAGCAACACGTGCTGCTGCGCCTGGTTCTCCAGGCCGCCGAGACAGGATTCGAGGCGTACTCCTGGCAGATCGCCTGGACGCTGAACACGTTTCTCGCACCGCGCGGTCTCTGGCAGGAACAACTCGCCACCCAGCAGGTCGCGCTCGCGGCCGCGGAAAAGATCGACGACGTCGCCGGACAGGCCGCGACCAACCGGCTGCTGGCCCGCGCGTTCACCCGACTCGGCCAGCACGACACCGCCGAATACCGGCTGGGACGCGCACTCGAACTCCACGAACGCCTCGGCGATCCGACCGGCCAGGCGCAGACCCTGCACAACTACTGCGAACTCTGCTACCTGGGCGGTCGGCTGGACGAAGCGCTGACGCACGGCCGCGAAGCGCTGCGGCTCTACCGGCTGGCCGGCAACGGCGCCGGGGAAGCACGGACGCTGAACGCGATCGGCTGGTTGCACGCCAGCACGGGCGACTACGCCCAGGCCATCGCCAGCTGCACGGAGGCACTCGCCCAGCAACAACGCAGCGGCGACCGCAACGGTCAGGCGGCGACGCTGGACAGTCTCGGCTTCGCGTACGACCGCCTCGGCGAACACGGACGGGCGCTGAGCTGCTACGAACAGGCGATCCAACTCTTCCGCGACTCCGCGGACCGGTACCACGAGGCCGAAACCCTCATCCGGCTCGGTGAGACGCGAGAGGCGATGGCCGACCTGCCGGGTGCGGCTGCCGCGTGGGAGCGAGCGGCGCAGATCTACGACGAACTGGGCGATCAGGCCGCCGGAGACGCCCGCCGCCGTCTTCAACGCCTGGGCTGA